Within Thermococcus celer Vu 13 = JCM 8558, the genomic segment CGACGACGCTTTCGAAGTGGGCTCTCCTGTTCTCAACTCCATCCATCAGCTTGAGGATTCCCCCTATCCCAAGGGTCCTGTAAACGTAGGCCGAGTAAACCCCAGGGAAGCCGCCGAGGGCGTCTATGAACAGCCCGGAGTCATCGAGGAAGAAGGGCCCATCGATCATGCTGGAGAGCCACTCTACTCCAAAAAGGGCGACCTCCTCGAGGGTATCCGCCTGGATCTCGGGGTACTCAAGATGGAGCTGATGAACATCAACGCCAAGCGGTTCGAAGTACTTCTTAGCTTCCTCCACCTTCCCGGGGTTGGAAGTAACGAACATCAGCCTCATGGAACCACCGAAACGGAGAGGGGGCGGAAAGATAAAAAGGTTTCAGTCTATTTTGTAACCTATCTTCTCGACGAGCTCCCTGCGCTCCCTCTTGAGCTCCTCGTCCTCTATCCTGTTGGCGGCTTTTCCATCGACGACGCCCAGAACGGCCCTGCCGAGCTCGGTCTCCGCCACGATGACCTGGAAGGGGTTCTCGCTGGCGCCGTAGACCATGGCGACGGCCGGGTGGTTCTTGACGGCGTTGAGCACGTTTATGGGGAATGCTTTCTTCATCAGTATCACGAAGACGTGACCGGCCCCGATCTTGAGGGCGTTCCTGGCGGCGAGCTTCTCGAGCTCCGGGTCGTTGCCGGTGAAGCGCGTCAGCTGGGGCTTGGCCTCGTTCATCCCTATTCCGAACTTTATGCCCGGAACCGTCGTGAGAAGGGTCTTTGCAAGGTCGTCGACGGTGAATATCGAGAAGTTCCCCTGGCCGATTATGACCTCTACCCCCTCCGGCTTTTCGATATCCACGACCTCTATTCTGACCATGTTCCCACCGGAAGAGTTTAATAGGTATTCGGGATATAACCTTTTCGTGCGGGTAGAGCGGTGAGGTGGAATGGGCGAGCCTGCAATAAATGAGCTTGAATTTCTCGCGGAGATCCTGAGGAAACATCCCACCGACAGCCTGAGGAAGATAGCCGAAGAGGAGGGTATGGACTACTACCGTCTTAAGAGGATGTACGATAGGTACTACGGCAAGTACATCTCTGTTAATGCCATGTACAACATAAGGGTAATAGGTCTCAGAAGTTACCTGGCATTTCTGGGCGTTCCATCTGAGAGGATACTCGAAGTAGGGTATAGAATGACCCAGAATCCTTTTGTAGCATACGTCAATCCTGCGTTTGGGTTTAAGAACGGCCTGTCCGCGATAATCTACGTTCCGGATGACCAGAGGGACGATATAGATGAGATGTTATCCAGGTATTCAGACGATTATGAGTACCACGAGGTCAGGGCCTACCCATACAGCGGGGACGATAACTTCGGAGAGTGGACCCTTGCCTATGAGTACGCGGTTCTCATGGACATCCTGAAGGTGGATGCGAGGACACCAGTAACCAAAATTGCAGAGCGCCTCGGTAAAACCCGTCCCACGGTGAAGTTCATGATAAACCGGCTCAGGGAGATGGGGATCCTGATAAGCTTCGAGCCGACCGTGGATAACAACGTTCATGACCGAAGCGTCCTCGGGATAACGGAAACCCTTGACGAGTCCGTTCTGGAAAGGTTCAGGGAATACGAGATAACCGTCGGGGTGTTCCCCGGCAGGGGGTACGTTCTTGAGTGGTTCTTCTCCTCGAAGGAGGACCTGGGGACGAAGATACTGGAGTTCAGCAGCTACGTGGATCGAATACTGATCAGCTATTTTGACCCGACGTTTAAGGAACTCAACGATAGAAACAGTATAAACGTGTACTCGAGGATCGTGAAAAAAGACGGGAGCGGCTACCGCTCCATACTGGAATTTTAGAGGAATATGGGACAGTACTCCAGGCCGTCTATCTCGCCCGTGGCTTGATACTCCAGTGCCCGGCAGTCGTGGCAAACGTACCTGAACGGACAGGTACTGCAGGCCCCTATTTTGTCCTTTGTCATCCTCCAGAAGTCCCTTAGTTTCCTCTTCCTGAGGGCCTTCTTTAGCCCGATCTCCTTCAAGTCCCCAACGACGTAGTTCCGGAGTAGCGGACAGGGAAGCGCGTAGCCGTCCGCCGTTACGGCCACCGTGCCGGCGAGGCAGTCGTGGTACTTCTCGACGCTCGGGTTCAGTATCCTCCTGACTTCTATGACGTTGAAGTCCAGCTTTCTGGCGGAGCCGGGGAAGAGGAGGTCGACGTAGACTTCCCCCGGAAAGGTGGTCTTGAGGCCCGTAAGTTCGTCCAGCTTCGAACTCCGCACCATCACGAGCGCTCCGTACAGCCAATCCCACACCTCAAGCCGCTGGAAACCCTCCCTGCTGTACTCCAGCTCCGCTATGAAACGGACGCCCTCGATGGGGTCGGCTGATTCGACGTCCTCGAGTTTGACGACGGCGTAGACCTCGGGAACGCCTATCTCGGAGGCGTAAGCGGCAACGCTCGTCAGGTATTCAACCCGGTCGTAGTTGGTGAGCCATAGCTCCTTTCCGCCCAGCTCCTTGAACTCTCGAATGAGCTCCCTCACCCGTTCGGGGCTGAGGGGTTCCCTTCGTAAGACGAAGGAGTTGTTTCCTATGCATCCCATGGAACGGGGTATTCCGCTTACCTCTGAGAACCTGCCCCTTCCCGCGCCAAGCTGGAGGATCATGCGCTCAAGCTTGCCGCTGTGGGGGGTGTTGCTCCACGGTGGTTTTCCTATGGAAACCACGTTAGGGGTTGCTCTCGTATCAGCGGTAGTGGGCGCCTCGTAAGCCACCCTCTCCATTGGCCCGTCACCGTAAAAGAGAGCGGCAGCATGGTATATATACTTTTTCTATTCGGATTTTGCATACTATTGGAAGTAGTTTGCAAAAAATGGAAAATCATCCCTCCGGAACGATCCTGTCCCCCTCTATCCAGAACGTCCCTTCGTCGGTTACCTCCTTCTTCCAGACGGGAACACGACGCTTGACCTCGTCTATTGCCCAGGAGCAGGCCTCAAACGCCTCCTTTCTGTGCCTCCCGCTCGCTATTATCAGTATCGTATCCTGACCTACCTCGAGCTCCCCGTAGCGGTGCCATATAAGCATGTCGAGGATGGGGAACTTCTGGAGGGCCTCCCTTCTGATCCTTTCCATCTCCTTGACGGCCATCTCCGGGTAGGCCTCGTATATGAGCTTTTTGACCCTCCTGCCATGGTTCTCGTTCCTGACCTTGCCGAGGAAGAAGACGTATCCCCCCGCCTCCGGAACCAGCAGGTAACTCAAAGCCTCGTTGAGGTCGAAGGGCTCCTCCGTTATCCTGACCTTCATCTCGATCCCCATGGGGAGTACGATCAACCAAATTAAAAGTTGCCGGGTTAACGAAAAGGCTTAAGTGGTGTCAACGAAGGGACACCTGGTGAAGGGCATGAAGAAGTACGTCCTGATCCTCCTGCTGGTTGTGTTCATCGGATTAACGGCGGGCTGTCTCGGGGGCGGCGGCAACACCGCAACGTCGAGCCCCGCGGCGCATCCAGGCACAGGGACACCCTCAAACCAGAAAACCACGAGTTCGACGATCAGCACCCCGAGCACACCGACCACCACAACGAGCCCCCAGATGACCACCCAATCTCCAACCGAGACCTCCAGGGAATTCAGCCGGGCCGAGCTCCTCGAGCGGGTCTTGACCATAAACCAGTACACCTACGTGGCCAACGCCACGGTGTCAATGCTGGTGGTAACGCATGAAAACGTATCCTGGACTGATAACGTCACACTGGGGATGAGTGAAAGGGGTTACCTGGACTTCGGCTCGTGGAGCGCACTGATAAACACGACGACCGTCAGCGTTCCGGACGGGGTATCATTCAACACATCGAGGGTGCTGGTCAGCAACGTCACCTACATCCAGACCCCAACGGGATGGGTGAAGAGCGACGATTCAAGCACCGCGGATTTCATCTGGCGTTACAACATCGTGAGCCTCGCAAGGAAGTACCTGGGAATGGCCCCCGACCACAGGGAGAGTGGAGAGGGGCTCGTGCTCGAATACCACCTCAGCGACTACGATGTAAGGGAGCTGGCGTCCATCTACTTCGTCTCAACGCCAAATACGACGATAACCGTGAAGGGAGGTGTCCTTAAGCTCTACTTCGAGAACGGGGAGCTTGTGGGTGGCATGATAAACTTCTCGGTTATCACCAGAACCTCAATAGAGGATCCCACGATGGGAAAGATCACGATAACCCAGGACGGGTCATGGAGCGAAACCGTGAGGATAACGTCGGTAAACGAAAAGATGGAAGTAAAGGCTCCCTCTACCTGAGCTCGACGACGTCGAAGGAGTTGTAGGCGAGGTCGACTATGAGCAGTTTGTTCAGGAGGGGCTCGCCGAGCCCGGTGAGCAGTTTTATCACCTCCATCGCCTGAACCGCCCCGATGACGCCGGCCGTGGCGCCGATTATCGGGAACTTCCCCTTTTTCTCCCTCACGTTCGGGAACACCTCGCGCAGGCTCCTGGTTTTTCCGGGGACTATCGTAGTCACCTGGCCGTAGGTTCCCTCCACCGCGCCGTGGACGAGTGGGATGCCCCTCTTCTGAACGTAATCGTCAAGCAGGAACCTCGTCTCGAAGTTGTCGAGGCAGTCGACCACCACATCCACATCTCTGAGAACCTCATCGACGTTCTCCGCGGTGAGCCTTCCGACGAACGTCTCTATCTCCACACCCGAGTTGAACCTCCTGAGTTTCCATTTCGCCGACAGGGGCTTGGGGTTCCTGTCGATGTCCTCCTCCCAGTGGAGTATCTGCCTGTTGAGGTTGCTGAGCTCCGGTGTCTGCTCGTCCACGAGGAGGAGCGTGCCCACTCCGGCCGCGGTGAGGTAGTAGGCAACGGGACTCCCGAGGCCGCCGACGCCGACGACGGCAACCTTCGCCCTCCTGAGCTTCTCCTGTCCCTCGACGCCGAGGATCATCATCTGCCGGTCGTACCTCTCGAGCTCCCTCCCGCTCAGCATCTCAACCACCGCTCACCGGGGGGAAGAGCGCCACTACGTCGCCGTCCTCCAGAACCTCGTCGAAGCCGACGTACCGCCCGTTTCGCGAGACGTTCACGTCCGCCAGGTCGTCGTCCTCGGCGAACACCTCGTTTTTAAGGGCTGGATGCCTCTCCCTGAGGATGTTGATGAGTTCTCCAACCGTCGTTCCCTCGGGGACCTCGAGCTCCTCCTCACCGACGCCGGCGAGGGAGCGGAAGCGCGCGAAGTAGCGGACTCTAACCTTCATTCACACCACCCAATATAGGTTTGGAGACGGGGTTAAAAAGGGTTGCCGAGGTCCAACCCGATATCAGGGTGAGATTGAAAAACGAACCCCCGGGCAAGACCCCATGGCAAAATACCTGAAAATCGCTATTTTTCCAGTTCGATGCCCAGACGCTCCATCACGAGTCTCCTCTGCCATTCGGGAACGTTGGGCTTAGAAAGCTCCCTCTCCGCTTTCTCCCGATCCATGAGGCCGTAGCGAACGAGGGCGGCTATCCTCCTCTGCTCGAAACTGTGGCCGTGAACCCCCCAGTAGCGCTCCAGGGCCGGACCGAGGACGAGGCAGTTGGTGGTGTAGCCCGGCAGCTCCGGGAACTCGAAGGGGAGCCTCTCCAGGATCTTGAGGCGTTCCTCCTCGCTCATCATGGAGAGGAGCCTCACCTGCACCACCCCACCGCTCATGACCCTGTAAGGGCGGTGACCGAAGGGGAGCTCGTGACCGGTGATGATGTATCTGTATCCTTTTTTGATGGCGTACTTCCTCAGCTTTTCCATGGTTCGCCTGGAGCAGCGCCTGCACGGGGATTGGGCCTTGAGGAGGGCCTCGCGGAAGATGTCCGAGTAATCGTAGCGCAGAACCTTAAAAGGAACCTCCAGAGCCTCCGCCACCCGTCGGGCGTTCGCTATCGCCTCCTCAGCCATAAGTCCGTGGTCGATCATAACCGCCTCGAGCTCCGGAACGCGGTAGGCTTCCTTGGCCAGGTACAGTGTCACGACGCTGTCCTTTCCGCCGGAGTAAGCCACTACAGCTTTATCAACGTTTTTCATGAGTTCCTCGACTTCTTTCCTCACCTTTTCCCTGTCCACGGGGTGTTTTAGATAAACTTGGCACTCCCGGCAGACGGGTTTACCGTCGATAACGTCTATCTTCGCGGTCCTCTCGTCGTGAACGCAGATCGAGCACCTGAGCATGTTGAAAGAAAACGAGCGGAGCTTAAAAGATTATTTGCGGGGTTTTGAAAAGCCCCGACCGAGCTTCTTCGATACCTCCCCGGGTTTTTTAAGGGTCCCCTCCGCCTTTTTCTTCCCCTTTCTTAGTGTAAAGAAGCCAACCGTCGCTATGGCGTCCTTGAGGAGTATTCCGCGGTTGTTCCTCGCTATGAACCAGGCAAAGAACGACCCGAAGACGAGGCCGGAGAGCCAGAGCGACAGGATGAACGTGTTAGCGCCCATTCCCCCGGGTTTTAAGGCCACGGAGAGGGCCTTGTAGGCCAGGGCGAAGGCGACCACGAAGAGCGTTTCGAGCAGAAGAGACAGCTTGGTGGCCTTTCCAACAACCCCGAGGACTTTGCTATCCTCCGTGTACCCCTCTATGATCCTCTGGTCGTGGAGGCCGTAGATCAACGTTTTGGCTACGTTGGCCCCTCCCCTGAAGGCGAGGAAGCCGAAGAACGCGGCGGTTATCCGGGTGGGACTCCAGCCCCAGAGCTTGAGGAACGCCCACGCACCGACGAGCACCCAGGCCAGCGTGTAAACCCTCTCGAGCCCTTTCTTTTCGTTCTCGGGAACCTCAAGGCGGAGAACCTTTCTCCAGGTTCTTCCGGTGATCCTGCCGAAGGTTCTCATCAGTGTTAACGCTATCTTGATGAGGAGAAACGTGGCCAGAAGCAGAATGGCCAGCAGCTCGCCTATCATTACGATCCCCGTGAGAGAGGTTGGGAAAAGGATAATTAAAGGTTTGGGGTTCCGATTCCCTCTTATAACTCCCCCTTGTCCAGCCGTTTCCTCTTCACGGCAGGGGCAACGTCCCTGGCGACGCGCCTCGCGCTGAAGAGCGTCAGCGGATCCATGGTCCTGTAAACGGCCAGCTGACAGCCGCTTATCCTGACGTCTATGTATTCCTTCGCCCCCATCGCGGCCTTCAGGTACTCCCTTATGCTCTCGGCCCTCTCGAAGTCCAGCCCCGCCTTCCCGAGCCTCTCGACGTTCAGCTCGTGGATAGTCAGCGGCTGGAGCATCATCTCGTCCACGCCGAGGGAGGCGGCGAGTTCCGCTATCCTTGGAATGTCCTCATCGTTGATGCCGGGCATGAATATCGTCCTGACCGCGGAGCGGACGCTCTTATCCTTCCCGACTATTCTCAGGGCGTTGACAACGGCGTCGAAGGTGTCCGCGTTGGTGATCTTCAGGTGCTTCTCCCTGCTCGCCGCGTCGAGGCTTATCATGACGAGGTCGAAGTCGAGCTTCTCCCACAGCTCCTCCGTCAAAAGGGAGCCGTTCGTCTGGAGGTCGAGCCTCGCCTTTGGAAACCTCTCGCGGAGCATCCTGTTGACCTCCACTATACGCGGGCTGAGGAGGGGTTCCCCGTACTGGGAGACGGTTATGGCGTACGGGTCTTCCCAGCCGTAGTAGCCCGGCTTTGGAACCTTCCCGAGCTTCACCGCCACGTTGGAATAGCAGAAGATGCAGTCGTGGTTGCAGGCGGGGGTGAGCTCGTAGCTCGGGTGGTGAACGGGGTTTGGGTTGCTCAGGTCGAGCCCCTGGCAGCCCTGGCAGTGAGTGGGGAACCTTAAGTCCATCACGAACTCCTTTAAGAGCCTCGCCTCCCTGTTCTCCAGAATCCGGGGCTCCACGCCCATGCTCCTCGCGAACTCCTCCCAGCTGTACCTCATCCTCTCACCGGTTGGGGCGGAGAAGAGGAGTTTAAAAAGGTCACCCTCAGAGGAGTCCCTCAAGCTGGAAGCCGTCGAAGACAGGGCCGTCCCTGCAGACGAGGTATTTCCCGAGGGCGCAGGAGCCGCAGACGCCGATTCCGCACTTCATGTACCGTTCCGCGGAGACCTGGACGTTCTCGTAATCCATAACCTTCAGCACGGCTTTGAGCATCGGCTCCGGACCGCAGGCGTAGACCGTGTCAAACTCACCTTTCATATCCGCCAGAACCTCCGTGGGAAAGCCCTTCCTCCCGGCCGAGCCGTCGTCCGTCGTTACGATGATCTCGTCGACGTAATCGCCAACGTCCATCAGCGCCAGCTCGTCCCTTGAGCGGGCGCCGTAGATGAGCGTGATTTTCTCGAATCTCTTCCCGTACTGCATCGCGAAGGCGTAGAGGGGTGGAATCCCGATACCCCCTCCAACGAGGGCTATCCTTTTCCCTTTCGGTTCGAAACCCCGCCCGTAGGGCCCCCTTATCCAGAGGTGGTCGCCCTCGTCGAGCTCGAAGAGCCTCCCAGTAAAGGGCCCGACGCGCTTTACGACGATTGTATCCTCCCTGGCGAGGCTGAAGGGCTTCTCACCGACTCCCGGTAGCCAGACCATCACGAACTGCCCCGCTTTGAACTCGAACCTCTCATCGAAGCGGAAGGCCTTAACGTCCCTCGCGACGTCCCGGACTTCCTTAAGCGTTACCCTTTCCAGCATCTATCCTGACCCCCTCCGGCTTTCCCACGATTTCATCCTCCTCCATGACGACCCTTCCGTGGAGAACCGTCATCACGACCTTTCCCTTAAGTTTTTTGCCCTCCCACGGGCTCCATTTTGCCCGGGTGTAGAACTCCTCAGGTCTGACCTTCCATTCCCTTTTCAGGTCAACGACGGTGAAGTCCGCTTCCTTTCCCACTTCGAGCCCCTTGTTTCTTATCCCAAATATCCGGATAGGATTCACGTGCATCTTCTCGGCGATGTCGGGGAGTTCTATCAATCCCCTGTTCACGGCGTCGAGGAGCAGAGCGACCTCCGTCTCCAGCCCGGGAATGCCTGCCGCCCCGTTTTCCTTGTCTTCGGGTGTGTGGGGAGCGTGGTCGCTGGCTATGATGGGGATCCTGGAGAAGCTCTCCCAGAGGGCCCTTCTCTGCTCCTCATCCCTCAGAGGGGGATAGACCTTGAGTAACGGGTTTTTCTCGTAGTCCTTTCTCGTTAAAAACAGGTGGTGGGGCGTTACCTCGAAGCTCACCCAGGGGAGGCCGGCGCTGAGTATCTCCTCTATTCCCCCGGCTGTGGATACGTGGCAGACGTTCAGGGGCTTTTTAAACATCTCCGCGGCCTTTAACGCCCTCTTGATCGCCCTTACCTCCGCTTCCGGTGGTCTCTCCGGGTTTCGGGCGATGACCCCGGCGTCCTCCGCGTGGACGCTCACCACCCCGGGGGCGCAGGAGTAATCGCTCTCGAAGTCCTCCGAGAACATCCCGCCCGTTGACGCACCCATGAACGCCTTGTAGAAGTCCGCTCTGGTTCTTCTCGCCTCGGTGCAGTTCCCGTTGAGGAGAAAGCCCAGGGCGTAGTCCGAGTACGCCCCCCCTCTGAATAGTTTTGCCCTCATTTTGAAGGTCCCAGAATCCATCACGGGTGGGTCCGTGTTGGGCATGTCGAAGACCGTCGTTATCCCACCGTGGATGGCGGCCATGGTCCCTGTCCGAACCGTCTCCTTGGAACGCTGCCGGAAGTCCCTGAGGTGGACGTGGACGTCTATCAGGCCGGGAAGGATGACCTTCCCCAGGCCGGTTCTAAGGGTCTCCTCTCCCTTCAGCTCGCCCGTTGAGAGACGTACGATTCTGCCGTCAGAAACCCCTATGTTCCCTTCTACCAGTTTTCCATTCTTTAGAAATTTCCCTTTCAGGACGAGGTCGTACATAGTGCCCGCACGGGGGTGGGGGCCATTCGATTTTAAGTTTTTTGTTTTGTTCTTGGAGGTTACATCTGTGAAAAGCACCTCTAACGATTTTTCGGGCTTTCTTCGTGTTTGTATCAACTCCTTTGTAGGTTTTGAGTGGTTTGCTGTTTTTTACAGATGGGTGGGGGCTGTGAGGTAACACAATTGGCTCAAAGTCTTTTTGTAGCTTTATCTAAGTGGATTGGGGACACGTATCCTCTTTTTCATCGACGTTACTTTTACAGGAACGTAACCCTTAAATAGGCTTTCAATGTATATCTCCATGCCATTGTACGCCATATGGCAACATTGCCAACAACCTGAAGGAGGCAGTGGAATATGAAGAAGGCTCTGGGATTGTTTGTTATGGGTTTGATGTTGTTTAGTATTTTTGCCGTCCACCCGGTCAGTGCGGCCGACTACACCCCCAAGGACATACCCCTGAACAGCGACCAGGCCAAGGCCCGCTTCAAGGCCGACCTCCAGTGGTACCTCAAGTACGGCCACTTCGTCATCAGCAACGGTCCGTACATGCTCGTCATGTACTCCCCGGAGAACCTTTACCTCAAGCTTGAGAAGTTCAACGGCGCAAGGACCGTCTACACCGACACCCTTCCAAAGGACGGATACGCCGATGTTATAGAGTACCAGGGTGTTCAGAATCCTGAGAACGTTATCCTCCAGATCGCCAAGGGCG encodes:
- a CDS encoding XTP/dITP diphosphatase gives rise to the protein MRLMFVTSNPGKVEEAKKYFEPLGVDVHQLHLEYPEIQADTLEEVALFGVEWLSSMIDGPFFLDDSGLFIDALGGFPGVYSAYVYRTLGIGGILKLMDGVENRRAHFESVVAYWDGEAHLFTGRVDGEITNGPKGSSGFGFDPIFKPHGFDKTFAEMTTEEKNVISHRGHALKAFADWLKENLK
- a CDS encoding adenosine-specific kinase, yielding MVRIEVVDIEKPEGVEVIIGQGNFSIFTVDDLAKTLLTTVPGIKFGIGMNEAKPQLTRFTGNDPELEKLAARNALKIGAGHVFVILMKKAFPINVLNAVKNHPAVAMVYGASENPFQVIVAETELGRAVLGVVDGKAANRIEDEELKRERRELVEKIGYKID
- a CDS encoding Lrp/AsnC family transcriptional regulator, translating into MGEPAINELEFLAEILRKHPTDSLRKIAEEEGMDYYRLKRMYDRYYGKYISVNAMYNIRVIGLRSYLAFLGVPSERILEVGYRMTQNPFVAYVNPAFGFKNGLSAIIYVPDDQRDDIDEMLSRYSDDYEYHEVRAYPYSGDDNFGEWTLAYEYAVLMDILKVDARTPVTKIAERLGKTRPTVKFMINRLREMGILISFEPTVDNNVHDRSVLGITETLDESVLERFREYEITVGVFPGRGYVLEWFFSSKEDLGTKILEFSSYVDRILISYFDPTFKELNDRNSINVYSRIVKKDGSGYRSILEF
- a CDS encoding SPASM domain-containing protein encodes the protein MERVAYEAPTTADTRATPNVVSIGKPPWSNTPHSGKLERMILQLGAGRGRFSEVSGIPRSMGCIGNNSFVLRREPLSPERVRELIREFKELGGKELWLTNYDRVEYLTSVAAYASEIGVPEVYAVVKLEDVESADPIEGVRFIAELEYSREGFQRLEVWDWLYGALVMVRSSKLDELTGLKTTFPGEVYVDLLFPGSARKLDFNVIEVRRILNPSVEKYHDCLAGTVAVTADGYALPCPLLRNYVVGDLKEIGLKKALRKRKLRDFWRMTKDKIGACSTCPFRYVCHDCRALEYQATGEIDGLEYCPIFL
- a CDS encoding molybdenum cofactor biosynthesis protein MoaE produces the protein MKVRITEEPFDLNEALSYLLVPEAGGYVFFLGKVRNENHGRRVKKLIYEAYPEMAVKEMERIRREALQKFPILDMLIWHRYGELEVGQDTILIIASGRHRKEAFEACSWAIDEVKRRVPVWKKEVTDEGTFWIEGDRIVPEG
- a CDS encoding ThiF family adenylyltransferase; the protein is MLSGRELERYDRQMMILGVEGQEKLRRAKVAVVGVGGLGSPVAYYLTAAGVGTLLLVDEQTPELSNLNRQILHWEEDIDRNPKPLSAKWKLRRFNSGVEIETFVGRLTAENVDEVLRDVDVVVDCLDNFETRFLLDDYVQKRGIPLVHGAVEGTYGQVTTIVPGKTRSLREVFPNVREKKGKFPIIGATAGVIGAVQAMEVIKLLTGLGEPLLNKLLIVDLAYNSFDVVELR
- a CDS encoding ubiquitin-like small modifier protein 1; protein product: MKVRVRYFARFRSLAGVGEEELEVPEGTTVGELINILRERHPALKNEVFAEDDDLADVNVSRNGRYVGFDEVLEDGDVVALFPPVSGG
- a CDS encoding 7-cyano-7-deazaguanine synthase; protein product: MLRCSICVHDERTAKIDVIDGKPVCRECQVYLKHPVDREKVRKEVEELMKNVDKAVVAYSGGKDSVVTLYLAKEAYRVPELEAVMIDHGLMAEEAIANARRVAEALEVPFKVLRYDYSDIFREALLKAQSPCRRCSRRTMEKLRKYAIKKGYRYIITGHELPFGHRPYRVMSGGVVQVRLLSMMSEEERLKILERLPFEFPELPGYTTNCLVLGPALERYWGVHGHSFEQRRIAALVRYGLMDREKAERELSKPNVPEWQRRLVMERLGIELEK
- a CDS encoding radical SAM protein, whose amino-acid sequence is MRYSWEEFARSMGVEPRILENREARLLKEFVMDLRFPTHCQGCQGLDLSNPNPVHHPSYELTPACNHDCIFCYSNVAVKLGKVPKPGYYGWEDPYAITVSQYGEPLLSPRIVEVNRMLRERFPKARLDLQTNGSLLTEELWEKLDFDLVMISLDAASREKHLKITNADTFDAVVNALRIVGKDKSVRSAVRTIFMPGINDEDIPRIAELAASLGVDEMMLQPLTIHELNVERLGKAGLDFERAESIREYLKAAMGAKEYIDVRISGCQLAVYRTMDPLTLFSARRVARDVAPAVKRKRLDKGEL
- a CDS encoding dihydroorotate dehydrogenase electron transfer subunit, yielding MLERVTLKEVRDVARDVKAFRFDERFEFKAGQFVMVWLPGVGEKPFSLAREDTIVVKRVGPFTGRLFELDEGDHLWIRGPYGRGFEPKGKRIALVGGGIGIPPLYAFAMQYGKRFEKITLIYGARSRDELALMDVGDYVDEIIVTTDDGSAGRKGFPTEVLADMKGEFDTVYACGPEPMLKAVLKVMDYENVQVSAERYMKCGIGVCGSCALGKYLVCRDGPVFDGFQLEGLL
- a CDS encoding dihydroorotase, which translates into the protein MYDLVLKGKFLKNGKLVEGNIGVSDGRIVRLSTGELKGEETLRTGLGKVILPGLIDVHVHLRDFRQRSKETVRTGTMAAIHGGITTVFDMPNTDPPVMDSGTFKMRAKLFRGGAYSDYALGFLLNGNCTEARRTRADFYKAFMGASTGGMFSEDFESDYSCAPGVVSVHAEDAGVIARNPERPPEAEVRAIKRALKAAEMFKKPLNVCHVSTAGGIEEILSAGLPWVSFEVTPHHLFLTRKDYEKNPLLKVYPPLRDEEQRRALWESFSRIPIIASDHAPHTPEDKENGAAGIPGLETEVALLLDAVNRGLIELPDIAEKMHVNPIRIFGIRNKGLEVGKEADFTVVDLKREWKVRPEEFYTRAKWSPWEGKKLKGKVVMTVLHGRVVMEEDEIVGKPEGVRIDAGKGNA